In a genomic window of Streptomyces sp. NBC_01231:
- a CDS encoding 5-dehydro-4-deoxyglucarate dehydratase, protein MKFHGVLFFPVTPFAADGSLDEGRLAQHIEAGVAAGAGGVFVACGTGEFHALTSDEIERATRVAVKATAGRVPVLAAAGGPTPVARDQAARVEQAGADGILLLPPYLVSAPQQGLVRYVEEVTAATRLPVVFYQRGTARLTESTAAELAALPNVVGLKDGIGDIERMHRIVRAVRAVPGGADFQFFNGLPTAEMTAPAYRGVGVELYSSAVFAFAPEIALAFHTALTEGDETLVNTLLDEFYGPLVALRDEVPGYSVSLVKAGVTLRGLDVGGVRAPLLDPTPEHVARLAKLLEHGLEVIAA, encoded by the coding sequence ATGAAGTTCCACGGAGTGCTGTTCTTTCCGGTCACGCCGTTCGCCGCGGACGGGTCACTGGACGAGGGACGGCTCGCCCAGCACATCGAGGCCGGCGTTGCCGCGGGCGCGGGCGGTGTGTTCGTCGCCTGTGGCACCGGCGAGTTCCACGCGCTGACGTCCGACGAGATCGAGCGGGCCACCCGGGTCGCGGTCAAGGCGACCGCGGGCCGGGTGCCGGTCCTGGCCGCCGCGGGCGGCCCGACGCCGGTCGCCCGCGACCAGGCGGCCCGCGTCGAACAAGCGGGCGCCGACGGCATCCTGCTGCTGCCGCCGTATCTGGTGAGCGCCCCGCAGCAGGGGTTGGTGCGGTACGTCGAGGAGGTCACCGCCGCCACCCGCCTGCCCGTCGTCTTCTACCAGCGCGGCACCGCCCGGCTCACCGAGTCGACGGCCGCCGAGCTCGCCGCCCTGCCGAACGTCGTCGGTCTCAAGGACGGCATCGGCGACATCGAGCGGATGCACCGCATCGTCCGCGCGGTGCGCGCGGTGCCGGGCGGGGCGGACTTCCAGTTCTTCAACGGCCTGCCCACCGCCGAGATGACCGCGCCGGCCTACCGCGGTGTCGGCGTCGAGCTGTACTCCTCCGCGGTGTTCGCCTTCGCCCCGGAGATCGCCCTGGCCTTCCACACGGCGCTCACCGAGGGCGACGAGACGCTCGTCAACACGCTGCTCGACGAGTTCTACGGCCCGCTCGTCGCCCTCCGTGACGAGGTCCCCGGCTACTCCGTGTCCCTCGTCAAGGCCGGGGTGACCCTGCGCGGCCTGGACGTGGGCGGGGTACGGGCGCCGCTGCTGGACCCGACGCCCGAGCACGTCGCCCGGCTCGCGAAACTTCTCGAGCACGGCCTGGAGGTGATCGCCGCATGA
- a CDS encoding sugar ABC transporter substrate-binding protein, whose protein sequence is MGDRRRRRRLAAAITVAGLTFGTAACGSGSDSAGGGGPNTLEVWTRSNPDSAATYDRVFAAFTKKTGIKIDYQPVVNFDQQLQSRASTKDLPDVMINDTALMGSYQSQGLLKPIDPGSIAGSDQITDKSWSSTVGLDGKHYGIPYSRQAMTLMIRKDWLRELGLQTPTTWQEMLTVAKAFAAKDPDGDGKADTYGMVVPGSAQNGYAAWWGASYLWQGGAKIIEPDGNGGYRPAMDSAAAVRTVTWMKDNLFCGDNGVIQPGALTAITGNATNFQDGNAGMYLTGPYNMTTFDGTVGKDKYEVVAAPAGPAGSDVLADGENVYFGAKTGKTAKEQALGAFLVSPEGQKIAMTSVDGHQPVVRIPVNSTLDAAKVRDDARWSVVQKAYEHASEQFPNAPDFAPIKQDTADSLNAIFTYCGSDVSSSLKELNDTLAGDLKDQDLLK, encoded by the coding sequence ATGGGCGATCGCCGACGACGTCGCCGCCTGGCTGCCGCGATCACCGTCGCGGGCTTGACGTTCGGAACAGCGGCCTGTGGCTCCGGTTCCGACAGCGCCGGCGGCGGAGGCCCGAACACGCTGGAGGTGTGGACCCGGAGCAATCCGGACTCCGCCGCCACCTACGATCGCGTGTTCGCCGCCTTCACCAAGAAGACCGGGATCAAGATCGACTACCAGCCGGTCGTCAACTTCGACCAGCAGCTCCAGAGCCGGGCGTCCACCAAGGACCTGCCCGACGTCATGATCAACGACACCGCCCTGATGGGCAGTTACCAGAGCCAGGGCCTGCTCAAGCCCATCGATCCCGGGTCGATCGCGGGCAGCGACCAGATCACCGACAAGAGCTGGTCGTCCACGGTGGGCCTCGACGGCAAGCACTACGGCATCCCGTACTCCCGCCAGGCCATGACCCTGATGATCCGCAAGGACTGGCTTCGCGAGCTCGGCCTCCAGACGCCCACGACGTGGCAGGAGATGCTCACCGTCGCCAAGGCCTTCGCCGCCAAGGACCCCGACGGTGACGGCAAGGCCGACACCTACGGCATGGTCGTCCCAGGCAGCGCCCAGAACGGCTACGCCGCCTGGTGGGGCGCCAGCTACCTCTGGCAGGGCGGCGCGAAGATCATCGAACCGGACGGCAACGGCGGCTACCGGCCGGCCATGGACTCGGCGGCGGCCGTGCGCACCGTCACCTGGATGAAGGACAACCTCTTCTGCGGTGACAACGGTGTCATCCAGCCGGGAGCGCTCACGGCCATCACCGGCAACGCCACCAACTTCCAGGACGGCAACGCCGGCATGTACCTCACCGGCCCCTACAACATGACCACCTTCGACGGCACGGTCGGCAAGGACAAGTACGAGGTCGTGGCCGCCCCCGCCGGCCCGGCCGGGTCCGACGTGCTGGCCGACGGCGAGAACGTCTACTTCGGCGCCAAGACCGGCAAGACGGCGAAGGAGCAGGCTCTGGGCGCGTTCCTCGTCTCCCCCGAGGGCCAGAAGATCGCCATGACCAGCGTCGACGGCCACCAGCCCGTCGTACGTATCCCCGTCAACTCCACGCTGGACGCCGCCAAGGTGCGCGACGACGCCCGCTGGAGCGTCGTGCAGAAGGCGTACGAGCACGCCTCGGAGCAGTTCCCGAACGCGCCCGACTTCGCCCCGATCAAGCAGGACACCGCGGACAGCCTCAACGCGATCTTCACGTACTGCGGCAGCGACGTCAGTTCGAGCCTCAAGGAACTCAACGACACCCTCGCCGGTGACCTCAAGGACCAGGACCTGTTGAAATGA
- a CDS encoding sugar ABC transporter permease has translation MTATVTPPVARRARVLSKKAVLPWVFLAPGLLLALVFKFLPMGKGVWLSFFEVRPFLGDKWVGLDNYTRVLTDHRFQDAIGHTLLLGLGQSLGAILVGFLLALLLEGQARSLKIMRTAVFLPVVTATAVVGEMWRLLYYPTSDGLINHGLGFLGLGPTPFLDNPNTALWATMVMSVWMLAPYNMVIILAGLAGVDRTLYEAAAMDGVSLWQRLRYVTLPAIRPALGIVLTLAAIRGLRVFTEVFVLTGGGPAGSTEVWMTRAYTLGFTRNDIGGASAASVVLLCVTLLLTVTVNYFRKRGDVR, from the coding sequence ATGACCGCTACCGTGACACCACCCGTGGCGCGCAGAGCCCGGGTCCTCAGCAAGAAGGCCGTCCTTCCGTGGGTGTTCCTCGCCCCGGGTCTGCTGCTCGCCCTGGTCTTCAAGTTCCTGCCCATGGGCAAGGGCGTCTGGCTCAGCTTCTTCGAGGTACGGCCCTTCCTCGGGGACAAGTGGGTCGGCCTCGACAACTACACCCGGGTGCTGACCGACCACCGCTTCCAGGACGCGATCGGCCACACGCTCCTCCTCGGTCTCGGCCAGTCCCTCGGCGCGATCCTCGTCGGCTTTCTGCTGGCGCTGCTCCTCGAGGGCCAGGCCCGGTCCCTGAAGATCATGCGTACGGCCGTCTTCCTGCCGGTGGTCACCGCGACCGCCGTGGTCGGCGAGATGTGGCGGCTGCTGTACTACCCGACCTCCGACGGTCTGATCAACCACGGCCTCGGCTTCCTCGGCCTCGGGCCCACCCCGTTCCTCGACAACCCGAACACCGCGCTGTGGGCGACGATGGTGATGAGCGTCTGGATGCTCGCCCCCTACAACATGGTGATCATCCTCGCCGGTCTCGCGGGCGTGGACCGGACCCTGTACGAGGCCGCCGCGATGGACGGCGTCTCGCTCTGGCAGCGGCTGCGCTACGTGACGCTGCCCGCGATCCGCCCCGCGCTGGGCATCGTCCTCACCCTCGCCGCGATCCGCGGACTGCGCGTGTTCACCGAGGTGTTCGTCCTCACCGGTGGCGGCCCCGCCGGGTCCACCGAGGTCTGGATGACCCGCGCCTACACGCTGGGCTTCACCCGCAACGACATCGGCGGCGCCTCCGCGGCCTCCGTGGTGCTGCTCTGCGTGACCCTGCTGCTGACCGTCACGGTCAACTACTTCCGCAAGAGGGGAGACGTCCGATGA
- a CDS encoding DUF5997 family protein — protein MKSHQSTQTMKPATAAKKLGVYLPATPAEFQEGVVTRTELNELQANPPEWLRELRRTGPHPRPVVAARLGVSIAGLARGGVTEALTTEQIEELREEQPDWLEKERATQAEVRKETARIKQKNAERPEPS, from the coding sequence ATGAAGTCGCACCAGAGCACCCAGACGATGAAGCCCGCGACCGCGGCGAAGAAGCTGGGTGTGTACCTCCCGGCCACCCCCGCAGAGTTCCAGGAGGGCGTCGTCACCCGCACGGAGCTGAACGAGCTGCAGGCGAACCCGCCCGAGTGGCTGCGGGAGCTGCGGCGCACCGGCCCGCACCCCCGCCCGGTGGTGGCGGCGAGGCTCGGGGTGTCCATCGCCGGGCTGGCCCGCGGCGGAGTCACGGAGGCGCTCACCACCGAGCAGATCGAGGAGCTCAGGGAGGAACAGCCGGACTGGCTGGAGAAGGAGCGCGCCACGCAGGCCGAGGTCCGCAAGGAGACGGCGCGCATCAAGCAGAAGAACGCCGAGCGGCCCGAGCCCTCCTGA
- a CDS encoding fructosamine kinase family protein: MNRRATLDGDEGPGAVAARLTGHPARAVRPLSGALAEVALDDGRSVVVKRGEDPGAVRAEAAGLRWLAEAGAVRVPAGHGDDPRWLVIDRVPEGRPSAAAADRFGRDLAALHAFGAPAFGAPPPGGPEDAYIGRAPMRNVDGGDWPDWYAQHRVLPYLRLAVDAGTVRPAEAAVIEELCARLPELAGPAEPPARLHGDLWNGNVLWGADGHVWLIDPAAHGGHRESDLAMLHLFGCPHLDRVLEGYQEAAPLADGWRDRIGPHQLFPLLVHAVLFGRGYAEQALAEARSALAR, translated from the coding sequence ATGAACCGCCGCGCGACACTCGACGGCGACGAGGGGCCCGGTGCCGTGGCGGCGCGGCTCACCGGGCATCCGGCGCGTGCCGTGCGCCCGCTGTCCGGGGCGCTGGCCGAAGTCGCCCTCGACGACGGGCGGTCAGTGGTGGTCAAGCGGGGCGAGGACCCCGGCGCGGTGCGGGCCGAGGCGGCGGGGCTGCGCTGGCTGGCCGAGGCCGGAGCGGTCCGGGTCCCCGCCGGGCACGGTGACGATCCGCGCTGGCTGGTGATCGACCGGGTTCCCGAGGGACGGCCGAGCGCGGCTGCCGCCGACCGGTTCGGCCGGGACCTGGCCGCCCTGCACGCCTTTGGCGCACCCGCGTTCGGCGCCCCACCGCCGGGCGGTCCTGAGGACGCGTACATCGGACGCGCCCCGATGCGGAACGTCGACGGTGGCGACTGGCCCGACTGGTACGCCCAGCACCGGGTGCTGCCCTACCTGCGCCTGGCTGTCGACGCCGGCACCGTGCGCCCCGCCGAAGCCGCCGTGATCGAAGAGCTCTGCGCGCGGCTGCCGGAGCTGGCGGGCCCGGCGGAACCGCCTGCCCGGCTGCACGGCGACCTGTGGAACGGCAACGTGCTGTGGGGCGCCGACGGCCATGTGTGGCTGATCGACCCGGCCGCACACGGCGGCCACCGCGAGAGCGACCTCGCGATGCTCCACCTCTTCGGCTGCCCCCACCTGGACCGGGTGCTGGAGGGATATCAGGAGGCGGCGCCGCTCGCCGACGGCTGGAGGGACCGAATCGGGCCGCACCAGCTCTTCCCGCTTCTGGTGCACGCCGTGCTCTTCGGCCGCGGCTACGCCGAACAGGCCCTCGCGGAAGCGCGATCGGCCCTGGCGCGCTGA
- a CDS encoding DoxX family protein, whose product MNLTLWIATGLLAAVALVGGLTKAFVPKEKLAGQHGGEWTQDADVGFVRTLGVLEILAAVGLTLPAVLDIAPVMVPVTAICWVFLMVGAMITHGRLGQFMFVALNSVYFALAVFVAWGRFGPQPFTG is encoded by the coding sequence GTGAACCTCACTCTGTGGATCGCCACCGGACTGCTGGCCGCTGTCGCCCTGGTCGGCGGCCTCACCAAGGCGTTCGTACCGAAGGAGAAGCTCGCCGGGCAGCACGGCGGTGAATGGACCCAGGACGCCGACGTCGGCTTCGTCAGAACACTCGGGGTCCTCGAGATCCTGGCCGCGGTCGGCCTGACCCTGCCCGCCGTGCTCGACATCGCACCGGTCATGGTGCCGGTGACCGCAATCTGCTGGGTTTTCCTCATGGTAGGCGCGATGATCACCCATGGCCGCCTCGGCCAGTTCATGTTCGTGGCGCTGAACTCGGTCTATTTCGCGCTTGCGGTCTTCGTGGCATGGGGCCGCTTCGGCCCGCAGCCTTTCACCGGCTAG
- a CDS encoding LysR family substrate-binding domain-containing protein, whose product MTGSAASPSFRLAYVPGVTPGKWARIWNDRLPGTPLELVAVPDAEAPSVLRDGGADAAFVRLPVDRTVFSAIPLYTETTVVVVPKDHVMTAVDEVSCADLAEETVLHPLDDVLDWERPPGEPAFERPATTADAVELVAAGIGVLVVPQSVARLHHRRDLTYRPVVDAPQSEVALSWPEDATTDQVEDLIGIVRGRTPNSTRGRAKPASESGAERKRAEKGTASSRKSAGQSSRGGTGRTGGGRSGSAGAPKGTRRGKPRRRS is encoded by the coding sequence GTGACAGGCTCTGCGGCATCCCCTTCGTTCCGGCTCGCGTACGTCCCCGGGGTGACCCCCGGCAAGTGGGCGCGGATCTGGAACGATCGGTTGCCCGGCACCCCCCTGGAGCTCGTCGCGGTCCCGGACGCCGAGGCACCCAGTGTCTTGCGCGACGGCGGCGCGGACGCGGCGTTCGTACGGCTCCCCGTCGACCGTACGGTCTTCAGCGCGATCCCTCTGTACACCGAGACGACGGTCGTCGTGGTCCCCAAGGACCATGTCATGACGGCGGTGGACGAGGTGTCGTGCGCGGATCTCGCCGAGGAGACCGTGCTGCACCCCCTCGACGACGTCCTGGACTGGGAGCGACCACCGGGGGAGCCCGCCTTCGAGCGGCCGGCCACCACGGCCGACGCCGTCGAGCTCGTCGCGGCGGGCATCGGCGTCCTCGTCGTCCCCCAGTCCGTGGCCCGTCTGCACCACCGTCGCGACCTCACCTACCGCCCGGTCGTCGACGCCCCGCAGTCCGAGGTCGCCCTCTCCTGGCCCGAGGACGCGACCACCGACCAGGTCGAGGACCTCATCGGCATCGTCCGGGGCCGCACCCCGAACAGCACCCGGGGCCGCGCCAAGCCCGCGAGCGAATCAGGCGCCGAGCGCAAGCGCGCCGAGAAGGGCACGGCCTCGTCCCGCAAGTCCGCCGGGCAGAGCTCCCGGGGCGGTACGGGCCGCACCGGTGGCGGACGCTCCGGCTCCGCCGGCGCCCCGAAGGGCACCCGACGGGGCAAGCCACGCCGCCGCTCGTAG
- a CDS encoding RNA polymerase sigma-70 factor, which yields MSDHSTDPATETFVAHRNLLFTVAYEMLGSAADAEDVLQETWLRWVKVDLDQVRDQRAYLVRITTRQSLNRLRTMSRRKEAYVGPWLPEPLLTAPDVAEDVELAESVSMALMLVLETLSPTERAVFVLREAFDVSYEEIAAAVDKSPAAVRQIAHRARRHVEARRPREVVSASETRAALEAFRRVLETGDPQGLLDVLAPEVVLMGDGGGIKQAALRPIIGADKVARFMIGGLGKNERPISVAPTVVNGSPALLVRLDGEIDGVMAIRLENARITGLYYVRNPEKLSRLESETPLTLR from the coding sequence ATGAGCGACCACTCCACCGATCCGGCGACCGAGACGTTCGTCGCCCACCGGAACCTGCTCTTCACCGTCGCCTACGAAATGCTCGGATCGGCGGCCGACGCGGAGGACGTCCTCCAGGAAACCTGGCTGCGATGGGTCAAGGTCGACTTGGACCAGGTGCGCGACCAGCGTGCCTACCTGGTCCGGATCACGACCCGGCAGTCGCTCAACCGGTTGCGCACCATGAGCCGCCGCAAGGAGGCGTACGTCGGCCCCTGGTTGCCTGAGCCGCTGCTCACAGCGCCGGACGTGGCCGAGGACGTCGAGCTCGCCGAGAGCGTGTCGATGGCGCTCATGCTCGTCCTCGAAACGCTGTCGCCGACCGAGCGCGCCGTGTTCGTGCTGCGCGAGGCCTTCGACGTCAGCTACGAGGAGATCGCGGCCGCCGTCGACAAGAGCCCCGCGGCCGTACGCCAGATCGCCCACCGGGCTCGTCGGCATGTCGAGGCCCGCCGTCCTCGTGAGGTGGTCTCCGCGAGCGAGACCCGGGCGGCGCTGGAGGCGTTCCGGCGCGTACTCGAGACCGGGGACCCGCAGGGACTGCTTGACGTGCTCGCCCCAGAGGTCGTCCTCATGGGCGACGGCGGCGGCATCAAGCAGGCAGCGCTCCGGCCGATCATCGGCGCCGACAAGGTGGCCCGTTTCATGATCGGCGGTCTCGGCAAGAACGAACGCCCGATCAGCGTCGCCCCCACCGTGGTGAACGGCAGTCCGGCACTCCTCGTACGCCTGGACGGGGAGATCGACGGCGTCATGGCGATCCGCCTCGAGAACGCCCGCATCACCGGCCTCTACTACGTCCGCAACCCGGAGAAGCTGTCCCGTCTCGAGTCCGAGACGCCGCTCACCCTGCGATGA
- a CDS encoding carbohydrate ABC transporter permease, with amino-acid sequence MSAPAIDPVRTPAPAAATGKAAESRRATPARFDTALGWSDRPGVAWGLRILLCAIALGVFAAPFLTILSGAFTTHASGSSLSFLPHDSTLQNFKVAGERGIWDYFTNSLVIAGGALLLQLAVSVLAAYALARHRFRGQALILTLFMLTMMLPEEVIAIPLSLVLGHVPVVGLDLKGTAWGVILPLGAWGFSVMLLTEFMKDIPTEIEEAARLDGVGEFRMLWQVVLPLCKPALGVAGVLGFVMIWDQYLLPLIASKDPTDYTVTVALSILRTDPEVGSGVVLAGAVIALVPSLIVYLLLQRSLVTGIAAGATKG; translated from the coding sequence ATGAGCGCACCCGCCATCGACCCCGTCCGGACACCGGCTCCGGCCGCCGCGACGGGCAAGGCCGCCGAGTCCCGGCGCGCCACCCCCGCCCGCTTCGACACCGCGCTCGGCTGGAGCGACCGGCCAGGCGTCGCCTGGGGACTCAGGATCCTGCTGTGCGCGATCGCGCTCGGCGTGTTCGCGGCGCCGTTCCTGACGATCCTCTCCGGGGCCTTCACCACGCACGCCAGCGGCTCGTCGCTGTCCTTCCTCCCGCACGACAGCACGCTGCAGAACTTCAAGGTCGCGGGCGAGCGCGGGATCTGGGACTACTTCACCAACTCACTCGTCATAGCGGGCGGCGCGCTGCTGCTCCAGCTCGCGGTGTCGGTACTCGCCGCGTACGCGCTGGCCCGGCACAGGTTCCGTGGCCAGGCGCTGATACTGACCCTGTTCATGCTGACGATGATGCTTCCCGAGGAGGTCATCGCGATCCCGCTGTCCCTGGTCCTCGGTCACGTTCCGGTGGTCGGTCTGGATCTGAAGGGCACCGCCTGGGGCGTGATCCTGCCGCTCGGTGCCTGGGGCTTCTCCGTGATGCTGCTGACCGAGTTCATGAAGGACATCCCCACCGAGATCGAGGAGGCCGCCCGGCTCGACGGCGTGGGCGAGTTCAGGATGCTGTGGCAGGTCGTCCTGCCCCTGTGCAAGCCCGCCCTCGGTGTGGCCGGCGTGCTCGGCTTCGTGATGATCTGGGACCAGTACCTGCTGCCCCTGATCGCCTCCAAGGACCCCACCGACTACACGGTCACCGTCGCCCTGTCCATCCTGCGTACCGACCCCGAGGTCGGCTCCGGGGTGGTGCTCGCCGGTGCGGTCATAGCCCTCGTCCCCAGCCTGATCGTCTATCTGCTCCTCCAGCGCTCGCTGGTCACCGGCATCGCGGCCGGTGCCACCAAGGGCTGA
- a CDS encoding glucarate dehydratase family protein yields the protein MSTAGDTRIRELIITPIAFGDPPLLNSNGVHEPLALRVILQLVLEDGTVGLGESTGGTTRLERLQTAAKTVVGMDVFDTTAVAAAIDAALLPTVPSSHERGWTTSAVEVACLDAQGKLLGRPVSDLLGGAVRDSVPFAAYLFYKWAEHPALDGRAAIGDDWGEALDPAGIVEQARLMQERYGFRSFKLKGGAFPPDEEIAAIRALAKAFPGQPLRLDPNAAWTVETSKYVARELADVLEYLEDPTGGIPGMAEVVKDSPLPLATNMCVVAWEHLRPGIEQNAIQVLLTDHHYWGGLRRTRELAAVCEAFGLALSMHSNSHLGISLAAMTHVAAAIPNLDHSCDTHYPWNSADDVIVPGALELRDGAVKVPTGPGLGVELDHEALERLHRRYVDSGMRGRDDTGYMQRIQPEYELRLPRW from the coding sequence ATGAGCACCGCCGGTGACACCAGGATCCGCGAACTGATCATCACCCCGATCGCCTTCGGTGACCCGCCGCTGCTCAACTCCAACGGAGTCCACGAGCCCCTCGCGCTGCGCGTGATCCTCCAACTCGTGCTGGAGGACGGCACGGTGGGGCTCGGTGAGTCGACGGGCGGCACCACACGGCTGGAACGACTTCAGACGGCGGCGAAGACGGTCGTCGGGATGGACGTCTTCGACACGACGGCCGTCGCGGCCGCGATCGACGCCGCCCTGCTGCCGACGGTGCCCAGCTCCCACGAACGGGGCTGGACCACCTCCGCGGTGGAGGTGGCCTGCCTCGACGCGCAGGGCAAGCTGCTCGGGCGCCCGGTCAGCGACCTGCTCGGGGGCGCGGTCCGCGACTCCGTGCCGTTCGCCGCGTACCTCTTCTACAAGTGGGCCGAGCACCCCGCCCTCGACGGCCGCGCGGCAATCGGCGACGACTGGGGCGAGGCCCTGGACCCGGCCGGCATCGTCGAGCAGGCACGTCTGATGCAGGAGCGGTACGGTTTCCGGTCGTTCAAACTCAAGGGCGGCGCCTTCCCGCCGGACGAGGAGATCGCCGCGATCAGGGCACTGGCCAAGGCGTTCCCCGGGCAGCCGCTGCGGCTGGACCCCAACGCCGCCTGGACGGTGGAGACCTCGAAGTACGTCGCGCGTGAACTCGCCGACGTACTGGAGTACCTGGAGGATCCGACCGGGGGCATCCCGGGCATGGCGGAGGTCGTGAAGGACTCGCCGCTGCCGCTCGCGACCAACATGTGCGTGGTCGCCTGGGAGCATCTGAGGCCCGGGATCGAGCAGAACGCGATCCAGGTCCTGCTGACCGACCACCACTACTGGGGCGGGCTGCGCCGCACCCGTGAACTGGCCGCCGTCTGCGAGGCGTTCGGGCTCGCGCTGTCCATGCACTCCAACTCGCACCTCGGTATCAGCCTCGCCGCCATGACCCACGTGGCCGCCGCCATCCCGAACCTCGACCACTCCTGCGACACGCACTACCCGTGGAACTCGGCGGACGACGTGATCGTCCCCGGCGCGCTGGAGCTGCGCGACGGCGCCGTCAAGGTCCCCACCGGCCCGGGCCTCGGTGTGGAACTGGACCACGAGGCCCTGGAGCGGCTGCACCGGCGGTACGTGGACTCCGGGATGCGCGGCCGTGACGACACCGGATACATGCAGCGGATCCAGCCGGAGTACGAGCTCAGGCTCCCGCGCTGGTGA